A region of Deltaproteobacteria bacterium DNA encodes the following proteins:
- the rpsD gene encoding 30S ribosomal protein S4, translating to MGRYTGPTDRLSRREGVNLFLKGERSYNGKTAIEKRPDQVPGEHGKFRSRFSEFGVRLREKQKVKRMYGIREKQFRGYFHKAAHLKGVTGSILISMLETRLDNVVYRLCFGSSRNDARQLVSHKHILVNGEVVNIPSYQVEEGDKIEIREKSKKLQRINQALEFSSRRGVPEWLELDTENYKGSVVRLPMRDDVTFPIEEQLIVEFYSRI from the coding sequence GAGAGGGCGTGAATCTCTTTCTCAAAGGGGAGCGAAGCTATAACGGTAAAACGGCCATAGAGAAAAGGCCCGATCAGGTTCCCGGAGAGCACGGAAAATTTCGCAGCAGATTCTCTGAATTCGGGGTCAGGCTGAGAGAGAAGCAAAAAGTAAAGAGGATGTACGGTATAAGGGAGAAGCAGTTCAGGGGATATTTTCACAAGGCCGCGCATCTGAAAGGCGTCACAGGCTCGATACTTATTTCAATGCTCGAAACGAGGCTCGATAACGTTGTATACAGGCTCTGTTTCGGCAGCTCCAGGAACGACGCAAGGCAGCTTGTCAGCCACAAGCACATACTCGTCAACGGTGAAGTGGTCAATATTCCGTCCTATCAGGTAGAGGAGGGCGACAAGATTGAAATCAGGGAGAAGAGCAAAAAACTTCAGAGAATAAATCAGGCCCTCGAATTCAGCTCCCGCAGAGGCGTTCCCGAGTGGCTTGAGCTCGATACGGAGAATTATAAAGGTTCGGTTGTGAGACTCCCCATGAGGGATGACGTCACATTTCCAATCGAAGAACAGCTTATCGTGGAGTTCTATTCAAGGATATAG